The Thalassotalea sp. 273M-4 genome includes a region encoding these proteins:
- a CDS encoding DUF3291 domain-containing protein, producing MYLAQFNVAHAIDDLDSETLKEFVDSLDYVNGIAETSPGFIARNLEPVTDITGFDLLDDKRTIYTLTLWQDIASLKNFLFNSPHLSFYKQKKRWFMPTNEANYVLWWRQDKNLPTLEEAVVKLMELREQGSNDDVFTLR from the coding sequence ATGTACTTAGCTCAATTTAATGTCGCACATGCTATCGATGATTTAGATTCAGAGACCTTAAAAGAGTTTGTTGACAGCCTCGACTATGTCAATGGAATCGCGGAAACGAGTCCAGGTTTTATTGCCCGTAATCTTGAGCCGGTGACAGACATCACAGGTTTTGATTTATTAGACGATAAACGCACCATCTATACTTTGACTTTGTGGCAAGATATCGCGAGTCTAAAAAACTTTCTCTTTAATAGCCCACATCTATCTTTTTACAAGCAAAAAAAGCGTTGGTTTATGCCCACAAATGAAGCTAATTATGTATTGTGGTGGCGTCAGGATAAGAACTTACCGACCTTAGAAGAAGCGGTGGTTAAGTTGATGGAGCTGCGAGAGCAAGGCTCAAATGATGATGTATTTACCTTAAGGTAA
- a CDS encoding chalcone isomerase family protein translates to MKYFLIALFTLISLNVSAKDVAGSEVNDSITVAEQTLILNGVGIREKWVFDVYSAALYLTKVNHQANYIIDANETMVIELKMLRDVDGKSMAEAIHQGFTSALNNDLTSLENKINTFLQVFGNEAVKGNVYTLAYSPEIGTQININGKLVSTIEGLDFKQALYAIWLGKDPAQDSLKNNLLGL, encoded by the coding sequence ATGAAATATTTTTTAATCGCTCTTTTTACCCTTATCTCTCTTAATGTATCTGCCAAAGACGTAGCAGGTAGTGAAGTAAATGACTCGATTACCGTTGCCGAGCAAACTCTGATTTTAAATGGTGTTGGGATCCGTGAAAAATGGGTATTTGATGTCTACAGTGCAGCTTTGTATTTAACAAAGGTCAATCATCAAGCAAACTATATTATCGACGCCAATGAGACAATGGTGATAGAACTTAAAATGCTTCGTGATGTAGATGGTAAGTCGATGGCAGAAGCGATACATCAAGGCTTTACATCAGCTTTGAATAACGATTTAACGTCCCTAGAAAACAAGATAAACACATTCTTGCAAGTATTTGGTAATGAAGCTGTTAAAGGCAATGTCTATACCTTGGCCTACAGTCCAGAGATTGGTACACAAATTAACATTAATGGAAAATTGGTAAGCACGATTGAAGGTTTAGACTTTAAGCAAGCCCTATATGCCATTTGGCTTGGTAAAGATCCGGCTCAAGACAGTTTAAAAAACAATCTACTCGGTTTGTAA
- the tuf gene encoding elongation factor Tu — translation MAKEKFERSKPHVNVGTIGHVDHGKTTLTAAISAVLTKTHGGELRDFAQIDNAPEERERGITINTSHIEYDTADRHYAHVDCPGHADYVKNMITGAAQMDGAILVVAATDGPMPQTREHILLSRQVGVPYIIVFLNKCDMVDDEELLELVEMEVRELLSEYDFPGDDLPIIQGSALGALNGEAKWEEKILELANELDTYIPEPERAIDGDFILPIEDVFSIQGRGTVVTGRVERGIVRVGDDVEIVGIKDTTTTTCTGVEMFRKLLDEGRAGENCGVLLRGTKRDEVQRGQVLCKPGSIKPHTKFESEVYVLTKDEGGRHTPFFKGYRPQFYFRTTDITGAVELPEGVEMVMPGDNLKFVVELINPIAMDEGLRFAIREGGRTVGAGVVSKIIE, via the coding sequence ATGGCTAAAGAAAAATTTGAACGTTCGAAACCGCACGTTAACGTTGGTACTATCGGTCACGTTGACCACGGTAAAACAACTCTAACAGCTGCTATCTCTGCAGTACTTACAAAAACTCACGGTGGTGAATTACGTGACTTCGCTCAAATCGATAACGCTCCAGAAGAGCGTGAGCGTGGTATCACAATCAACACGTCTCACATTGAGTACGATACAGCAGACCGTCACTACGCGCACGTAGACTGTCCAGGTCACGCCGATTACGTTAAAAACATGATCACAGGTGCAGCTCAAATGGACGGCGCTATCTTAGTAGTAGCGGCAACAGACGGCCCAATGCCACAAACACGTGAGCACATCCTTCTTTCTCGTCAGGTTGGTGTACCTTACATCATCGTATTCCTAAACAAATGTGACATGGTAGACGACGAAGAGTTACTAGAGCTAGTAGAGATGGAAGTACGTGAACTTCTTTCAGAATACGACTTCCCAGGTGATGACTTACCAATCATTCAAGGTTCAGCACTAGGTGCATTGAACGGTGAAGCGAAGTGGGAAGAGAAGATTCTTGAGCTAGCAAACGAGCTAGACACATACATCCCAGAGCCAGAGCGTGCAATCGATGGTGATTTCATTCTTCCAATCGAAGACGTATTCTCAATCCAAGGTCGTGGTACAGTAGTAACAGGTCGTGTTGAGCGTGGTATCGTACGTGTAGGTGATGACGTAGAAATCGTTGGTATCAAAGATACAACAACGACAACATGTACTGGTGTAGAGATGTTCCGTAAGCTTCTAGACGAAGGTCGTGCGGGTGAGAACTGTGGTGTTCTTCTTCGTGGTACTAAGCGTGATGAAGTACAACGTGGTCAAGTATTGTGTAAGCCTGGTTCAATCAAGCCACACACTAAGTTTGAGTCAGAAGTATACGTACTGACTAAAGATGAAGGTGGTCGTCACACGCCATTCTTCAAAGGTTACCGTCCACAATTCTACTTCCGTACAACGGACATCACTGGTGCAGTTGAGTTACCAGAAGGCGTAGAAATGGTAATGCCAGGCGACAACTTAAAGTTTGTTGTAGAGCTAATCAACCCAATCGCGATGGACGAAGGTTTACGTTTCGCTATCCGTGAAGGTGGCCGTACTGTAGGTGCTGGTGTTGTATCTAAAATCATCGAATAA
- the fusA gene encoding elongation factor G, protein MARTTPIERYRNIGICAHVDAGKTTTTERVLFYTGLSHKIGEVHDGAATMDWMEQEQERGITITSAATTCFWRGMQGQFDEHRINIIDTPGHVDFTIEVERSLRVLDGAVLVLCASSGVQPQTETVWRQMEKYAVPRMVFVNKMDRAGANFLNVVEQMKDRLGANPVPIQIAIGAEEEFKGVVDLLKMKAINWNEEDQGMTFSYEEIPADMQDLAHEWREHMVEAAAEASDELMDKYLNEGDLSEDEIKTGLRQRTLNNEIILCTCGSAFKNKGVQAVLDGVIEYMPSPTEVEAIRGINDDKDESEGVREADDKAPFASLAFKIATDPFVGTLTFVRVYSGVVNSGDSVYNPVKSKKERIGRIVQMHANDRQEIKEVRAGDIAAFIGLKDVTTGDTLCDPNKVITLERMEFPEPVISVAVEPKTKADQEKMGIALGKLAAEDPSFRVETDDETGQTIISGMGELHLDIIVDRMKREFKVDCNVGKPQVSYRETIRKAVEVEGKFVRQSGGRGQFGHVWLKMEPLAEGEGFQFESEIVGGAVPREYWGAVEKGCAEQMDNGVLAGFPMLDIKVTLFDGSFHDVDSNEMAFKVAASLGFKEGALKANPVLLEPMMKVEVTTPEENMGDVVGDLNRRRGMIEGMDEGPAGMKLVNAIVPLAEMFGYATDLRSATQGRASYSMEFQQYSEAPKNVAEAITQSRLGY, encoded by the coding sequence TTGGCTCGAACAACCCCAATAGAGCGTTATCGTAATATCGGTATTTGCGCCCACGTAGATGCTGGTAAAACCACGACTACGGAAAGGGTACTTTTCTACACCGGCTTATCTCACAAAATTGGTGAGGTCCACGATGGCGCTGCAACCATGGACTGGATGGAGCAGGAGCAAGAACGTGGCATCACGATCACATCTGCTGCGACAACCTGTTTTTGGCGAGGTATGCAAGGTCAGTTTGATGAGCACCGTATCAATATTATTGACACCCCAGGACACGTTGATTTTACCATTGAGGTAGAGCGTTCATTGCGTGTACTTGATGGTGCTGTTCTTGTTCTTTGTGCTTCTTCAGGTGTACAACCTCAAACCGAAACCGTTTGGCGACAAATGGAAAAGTATGCTGTCCCACGTATGGTTTTCGTCAATAAGATGGACCGTGCTGGTGCCAACTTCTTAAACGTTGTTGAGCAAATGAAAGACAGACTTGGGGCCAATCCAGTTCCAATCCAAATTGCAATTGGTGCCGAAGAAGAATTTAAAGGTGTTGTCGATCTTCTAAAAATGAAAGCAATCAACTGGAATGAAGAAGACCAGGGGATGACTTTCTCTTACGAAGAAATCCCAGCCGATATGCAAGATCTTGCCCACGAATGGCGTGAGCATATGGTTGAAGCTGCGGCTGAAGCAAGTGATGAGTTAATGGATAAGTACCTTAACGAAGGCGACTTATCAGAAGACGAAATCAAAACGGGATTAAGACAGCGCACCTTAAACAATGAAATCATTCTTTGTACTTGTGGCTCTGCGTTTAAAAACAAAGGGGTACAAGCGGTTCTTGATGGCGTTATTGAATACATGCCTTCGCCAACAGAAGTTGAAGCGATTCGCGGTATTAATGATGACAAAGATGAATCCGAAGGTGTTCGTGAAGCCGATGATAAAGCGCCTTTCGCATCATTAGCATTTAAGATTGCAACCGACCCATTTGTTGGCACGTTAACGTTTGTTCGTGTTTATTCAGGTGTGGTTAATTCAGGTGATTCCGTATACAACCCGGTTAAGTCGAAAAAAGAACGCATTGGCCGTATTGTACAAATGCACGCTAATGACCGTCAGGAAATCAAAGAAGTTCGCGCTGGTGACATCGCAGCATTCATTGGTTTAAAAGACGTAACCACTGGTGATACATTATGTGATCCAAACAAGGTTATAACCCTTGAGCGTATGGAATTCCCAGAACCTGTAATCTCTGTTGCCGTAGAGCCAAAAACCAAAGCAGACCAAGAAAAAATGGGTATTGCTTTAGGTAAATTGGCGGCAGAAGATCCATCTTTCCGCGTTGAAACCGATGACGAAACAGGCCAGACAATCATTTCTGGTATGGGTGAGCTTCACCTAGACATTATCGTTGATCGAATGAAACGCGAATTTAAAGTTGACTGTAACGTTGGTAAGCCACAAGTATCTTATCGCGAAACTATCCGCAAAGCGGTAGAAGTAGAAGGCAAGTTTGTGCGTCAGTCTGGCGGTCGCGGTCAATTTGGTCACGTTTGGTTAAAAATGGAACCTCTTGCCGAAGGCGAAGGTTTTCAATTTGAAAGCGAAATCGTTGGCGGTGCCGTTCCTCGTGAATATTGGGGCGCCGTTGAAAAAGGTTGTGCTGAGCAAATGGATAACGGCGTGTTAGCCGGCTTCCCTATGCTTGATATCAAAGTGACGTTATTTGATGGTTCATTCCATGATGTTGATTCCAATGAAATGGCATTTAAAGTCGCTGCTTCATTGGGCTTTAAAGAGGGGGCTTTAAAAGCTAACCCTGTTTTATTAGAGCCGATGATGAAGGTCGAAGTAACAACTCCTGAAGAAAACATGGGAGATGTTGTGGGTGATTTAAATCGTCGTCGTGGAATGATTGAAGGAATGGATGAAGGACCGGCGGGAATGAAGTTAGTGAATGCCATTGTGCCACTGGCTGAAATGTTTGGTTACGCTACCGATTTACGTAGTGCTACCCAAGGTCGTGCCTCCTATTCGATGGAGTTTCAACAATACAGTGAAGCTCCAAAAAATGTTGCAGAAGCAATTACTCAATCTCGATTGGGTTACTAA
- the rpsG gene encoding 30S ribosomal protein S7, with the protein MPRRRVVGQRKILPDPKFHSELLAKFINILMVDGKKSTAEKIVYGALDILADKQKDKEHLELFEVALDNIRPQVEVKSRRVGGSTYQVPVEVRPVRRNALAMRWLVEAARKRGEKSMAQRLANEMLDASDNKGSAVKKREDVHRMAEANKAFAHYRW; encoded by the coding sequence ATGCCAAGAAGACGTGTCGTAGGACAGCGTAAAATTTTACCTGATCCGAAGTTCCATAGTGAACTTTTAGCGAAATTCATCAACATCCTTATGGTTGATGGTAAAAAATCTACAGCAGAAAAAATTGTTTACGGTGCATTAGACATTTTAGCTGACAAGCAAAAAGATAAAGAACATTTAGAGCTTTTCGAAGTTGCTCTAGATAACATCCGTCCACAGGTTGAGGTTAAATCTCGCCGTGTAGGTGGTTCTACTTATCAAGTGCCAGTTGAAGTTCGTCCAGTTCGTCGTAATGCTCTAGCCATGCGTTGGTTAGTTGAAGCTGCTCGTAAACGTGGTGAAAAATCAATGGCTCAGCGCCTAGCAAACGAAATGCTAGATGCGTCTGACAACAAAGGTTCAGCTGTTAAGAAACGTGAAGACGTTCACCGTATGGCTGAAGCGAACAAAGCGTTCGCACATTACCGCTGGTAA
- the rpsL gene encoding 30S ribosomal protein S12, with protein MATINQLVRKPRVRQVTKSNVPALQACPQRRGVCTRVYTTTPKKPNSALRKVARVRLTNGYEVTSYIGGEGHNLQEHSVILIRGGRVKDLPGVRYHTVRGALDCSGVNDRRQGRSKYGAKRPKS; from the coding sequence ATGGCAACTATTAACCAACTAGTACGTAAACCACGTGTTAGACAAGTAACAAAAAGTAACGTACCTGCGTTACAAGCTTGTCCACAACGTCGTGGCGTATGTACTCGTGTGTATACAACTACACCAAAGAAACCAAACTCAGCACTACGTAAAGTAGCTCGTGTACGTTTAACTAACGGCTACGAAGTAACTTCTTACATTGGTGGTGAAGGTCACAACTTACAAGAGCACAGCGTTATCTTAATCCGCGGTGGTCGTGTTAAAGATTTACCAGGTGTGCGTTACCACACCGTTCGTGGTGCACTAGACTGTTCTGGTGTTAACGACAGAAGACAAGGCCGTTCTAAGTACGGTGCTAAGCGCCCTAAATCTTAA
- the rpoC gene encoding DNA-directed RNA polymerase subunit beta', which yields MKDLLKFLKQQNQTEEFDGIRIGLASPDMIRSWSYGEVKKPETINYRTFKPERDGLFCARIFGPVKDYECLCGKYKRLKHRGVICEKCGVEVTLTKVRRDRMGHIELASPVAHIWFLKSLPSRIGLLLDMTLRDIERVLYFESYVVTESGMTTLERGQILTEEEYLDALEEHGDEFDAKMGAEAVLALLREIDLEGEIEQMREELPEIGSETKRKKITKRLKLMEAFAQSGNKPEWMIMSVLPILPPDLRPLVPLDGGRFATSDLNDLYRRVINRNNRLKRLLDLVAPDIIVRNEKRMLQESVDALLDNGRRGRAITGSNKRPLKSLADMIKGKQGRFRQNLLGKRVDYSGRSVITVGPTLRLHQCGLPKKMALELFKPFIYGKLEARGLATTIKAAKKLVEREGGEVWDVLDEVIREHPVMLNRAPTLHRLGIQAFEPVLIEGKAIHLHPLVCAAYNADFDGDQMAVHVPLTLEAQLEARALMMSTNNVLSPANGDPIIVPSQDVVLGLYYLTRDRVNGKGEGMVFGSVKEAEKAYRTDVAELHARVKIRVTQLVKGEEVTSLIDTTVGRAILWMVCPKGLPFELVNKTLGKKQISTLINHAYRNLGLKDTVMFADHIMYTGFHYAMIAGASVGIDDMVIPDAKYTIIEAAEEEVLEIQEQFESGLVTAGEKYNKVIDIWSSANEKVSKAMMDNLSKEQVLNRDGEMEEQDSFNSIYMMADSGARGSAAQIRQLAGMRGLMAKPDGSIIETPITANFREGLNVLQYFISTHGARKGLADTALKTANSGYLTRRLVDVAQDLVVTEVDCGTEEGLLMTPLIEGGDVVEPLRERVLGRVVAQDVMYPGTEDVLFARNTLLDEAKCDILEEHSVDQVWVRSIITCNTDFGICAHCYGRDLARGHMINQGEAIGVVAAQSIGEPGTQLTMRTFHIGGAASRASAENSVQVKNTGTLKLQNAKFVTNSDNKLVITSRSSELTVIDELGREKERYKVPYGAVLAKADGEAINAGETIANWDPHTHPIITEVAGKIKFVDLIESVTMTRQTDELTGLSSIVITDAAQRSSAGKEMRPMVKLVDAKGKDVMIAGTDIPAQYFLPGNAIVNLEDGAEVNIGDALARIPQESSKTRDITGGLPRVADLFEARKPKEPAILAEKSGIIGFGKETKGKRRLLITQQSGEVYEEMIPKWRQLNVFEGEAVQKGEVIADGPESPHDILRLRGIDHVANYIVNEVQDVYRLQGVKINDKHIEVIVRQMLRKCEILEAGDSEFLPGEQVEVARVKIANRELIAQGKQPAEYQVLMLGITKASLATESFISAASFQETTRVLTEAAVAGKKDDLRGLKENVIVGRLIPAGTGYSYHQQRAKKREVVVEEDLTVTAEDAEQALTDALNADLLGGLSSGADE from the coding sequence GTGAAAGATTTACTTAAGTTTCTTAAGCAACAAAATCAAACTGAAGAATTCGATGGTATTCGAATTGGCCTAGCGTCACCAGACATGATCCGTTCATGGTCTTACGGTGAAGTTAAAAAGCCAGAAACCATCAACTACCGTACGTTCAAACCAGAGCGTGACGGTCTTTTCTGTGCCCGTATTTTCGGCCCAGTAAAAGATTACGAATGTTTATGTGGTAAGTACAAACGCCTTAAACATCGTGGTGTTATTTGTGAAAAATGTGGTGTTGAAGTTACCCTAACTAAAGTTCGTCGTGACCGTATGGGCCACATTGAACTAGCTAGCCCTGTAGCACACATTTGGTTCTTAAAATCATTGCCATCTCGTATCGGTTTATTACTTGATATGACATTGCGTGATATTGAACGCGTTCTTTATTTCGAATCTTATGTTGTAACCGAATCAGGTATGACAACATTAGAGCGTGGCCAAATCCTTACCGAAGAAGAGTACCTAGATGCTCTTGAAGAACACGGTGATGAATTTGACGCTAAAATGGGTGCAGAAGCTGTTCTAGCCCTATTAAGAGAAATTGATCTTGAAGGTGAAATTGAACAAATGCGCGAAGAATTACCAGAAATTGGTAGTGAAACTAAGCGTAAGAAAATCACCAAGCGTTTAAAATTAATGGAAGCATTCGCTCAATCAGGCAACAAGCCAGAGTGGATGATCATGTCGGTATTACCAATCCTTCCACCAGACTTACGTCCTCTAGTTCCACTAGATGGTGGTCGTTTTGCGACATCTGATCTAAACGATTTATACCGTCGTGTGATCAACCGTAACAACCGTTTGAAGCGCCTTCTAGACCTAGTAGCACCAGACATTATCGTACGTAACGAAAAACGTATGTTACAAGAGTCTGTTGATGCTCTATTAGATAACGGTCGTCGTGGTCGTGCAATTACGGGTTCTAACAAGCGTCCTCTGAAATCTCTTGCTGATATGATCAAGGGTAAACAAGGTCGTTTCCGTCAGAACCTTCTAGGTAAGCGTGTTGATTACTCAGGTCGTTCTGTAATCACTGTAGGCCCAACTTTACGTCTACATCAATGTGGTCTTCCTAAGAAGATGGCATTAGAGCTATTTAAACCTTTTATCTACGGTAAATTAGAAGCACGTGGTTTAGCGACTACGATTAAAGCGGCTAAAAAATTAGTAGAACGTGAAGGTGGCGAAGTTTGGGACGTACTTGATGAAGTAATCCGTGAACACCCGGTTATGCTTAACCGTGCACCAACACTTCACAGACTTGGTATCCAAGCATTTGAGCCGGTACTAATTGAAGGTAAAGCGATTCACCTACACCCACTCGTGTGTGCGGCGTACAACGCTGACTTCGATGGTGACCAAATGGCTGTACACGTACCTCTAACGCTGGAAGCGCAGTTAGAAGCACGTGCCCTAATGATGTCTACCAACAACGTATTATCACCTGCTAACGGTGACCCTATCATCGTTCCTTCTCAGGACGTTGTATTAGGTCTTTACTACCTAACGCGTGATCGTGTTAATGGTAAAGGTGAAGGTATGGTATTTGGCTCTGTTAAAGAAGCTGAAAAAGCCTACCGTACTGACGTTGCAGAATTGCATGCACGTGTAAAAATTCGTGTAACTCAATTAGTGAAAGGCGAAGAAGTAACGTCATTGATTGATACGACAGTTGGTCGTGCGATTTTATGGATGGTTTGTCCTAAAGGTCTACCATTTGAGTTGGTTAACAAGACCTTAGGTAAGAAACAAATTTCAACCCTAATTAACCACGCGTATCGTAACCTAGGTCTGAAAGACACGGTTATGTTTGCTGACCACATTATGTACACAGGCTTCCATTACGCAATGATCGCCGGTGCATCGGTTGGTATCGATGACATGGTTATTCCTGATGCTAAGTACACAATCATTGAAGCCGCTGAAGAAGAAGTTCTTGAAATTCAGGAACAATTCGAATCAGGTCTTGTAACGGCTGGTGAGAAGTACAACAAAGTTATCGATATTTGGTCATCTGCTAACGAAAAAGTTTCAAAAGCAATGATGGACAACTTGTCAAAAGAGCAAGTGCTTAACCGTGACGGTGAGATGGAAGAGCAAGACTCATTCAACTCTATCTACATGATGGCTGACTCTGGTGCTCGTGGTAGTGCCGCTCAGATCCGTCAGTTAGCCGGTATGCGTGGTCTAATGGCAAAACCAGATGGTTCAATCATCGAAACCCCAATCACTGCGAACTTCCGTGAAGGTCTGAACGTACTACAGTACTTCATCTCAACTCACGGTGCGCGTAAAGGTTTGGCCGATACCGCATTGAAAACAGCGAACTCGGGTTACCTAACTCGTCGTCTAGTTGACGTTGCACAAGATTTGGTTGTTACCGAAGTAGATTGTGGTACGGAAGAAGGTCTATTAATGACGCCACTAATTGAAGGTGGTGACGTTGTAGAACCATTACGCGAACGCGTTCTAGGTCGTGTGGTAGCACAAGATGTTATGTACCCGGGTACAGAAGACGTTCTGTTTGCTCGTAATACCTTATTAGATGAAGCTAAGTGTGACATTTTAGAAGAACACTCAGTGGATCAAGTTTGGGTTCGTTCAATCATCACATGTAATACTGACTTTGGTATCTGTGCACACTGTTACGGCCGTGACTTGGCACGTGGTCATATGATCAACCAAGGTGAAGCCATCGGTGTTGTTGCTGCTCAATCAATCGGTGAGCCAGGTACACAGTTAACGATGCGTACGTTCCACATTGGTGGTGCGGCATCTCGTGCGTCAGCAGAGAACTCGGTACAGGTGAAAAACACCGGTACATTGAAGCTGCAAAACGCTAAGTTCGTTACCAATTCTGACAACAAGCTGGTTATTACTTCACGTTCATCAGAACTTACCGTAATTGATGAGTTGGGTCGTGAGAAAGAGCGTTATAAAGTTCCTTACGGTGCGGTATTAGCGAAAGCGGACGGCGAAGCAATCAACGCTGGTGAGACCATTGCAAACTGGGATCCACATACGCACCCAATCATTACTGAGGTAGCTGGTAAGATCAAATTTGTTGACCTTATCGAATCAGTTACTATGACGCGTCAAACGGATGAACTTACAGGTTTATCAAGTATCGTTATCACTGATGCTGCACAGCGTAGCTCAGCGGGTAAAGAAATGCGTCCAATGGTTAAGCTAGTTGATGCCAAAGGTAAAGACGTGATGATTGCAGGTACTGATATTCCTGCACAATACTTCTTGCCAGGTAATGCGATTGTTAACCTAGAAGATGGCGCTGAAGTAAACATCGGTGACGCGTTAGCGCGTATTCCACAAGAGTCTTCTAAGACACGTGATATTACTGGTGGTCTACCTCGAGTAGCTGACTTATTTGAAGCACGTAAACCAAAAGAGCCAGCCATTCTTGCTGAGAAATCAGGTATCATTGGTTTTGGTAAAGAAACCAAAGGTAAGCGTCGTCTACTGATCACCCAACAAAGTGGTGAAGTTTACGAAGAGATGATTCCAAAATGGCGTCAACTTAACGTGTTCGAAGGTGAAGCTGTACAAAAAGGTGAAGTTATCGCCGATGGTCCTGAGTCACCACATGACATCTTACGTTTACGTGGTATCGATCATGTTGCGAACTACATTGTTAACGAAGTACAAGATGTATATCGCTTACAAGGTGTTAAGATTAACGATAAACACATTGAGGTTATCGTTCGTCAAATGCTACGTAAGTGTGAAATCCTTGAAGCAGGTGACAGTGAGTTCTTACCAGGTGAGCAAGTTGAAGTTGCACGCGTGAAGATCGCAAACCGCGAACTTATCGCTCAAGGCAAGCAACCTGCAGAGTACCAAGTACTAATGCTAGGTATTACTAAAGCATCACTTGCAACGGAATCGTTCATTTCAGCAGCGTCGTTCCAAGAAACGACTCGCGTTCTTACGGAAGCGGCCGTTGCTGGTAAGAAGGATGACTTACGTGGCTTGAAAGAAAACGTTATTGTTGGTCGTCTGATCCCAGCAGGTACAGGTTACTCTTATCATCAACAACGTGCTAAAAAGCGCGAAGTGGTTGTAGAAGAAGACTTAACCGTAACCGCTGAAGATGCAGAACAAGCATTAACAGATGCATTAAATGCTGATTTACTGGGTGGTCTAAGCTCAGGTGCTGACGAATAG